AAAAGCATATTTAAATAGTGTCTGCTTGATTTACCTTCGTATCATCTGGTCGACAACACGTGAACTATCTATCTGGGCATCCCTCTTCTCTGTTTAGTCGCGCGCATTtcctttatatattttatttttattttttttgagatcGGTTCTTATCGCATAAAGGCAAATCAAGGCTGTGCTTACAAATATTTACTGGTCATCGGCTGGGAATCAGAGATAAAACTAAAGTTTCTCCCCACTATAACCATCAAGTGcattccaatttttttccaacgAAGATAAGTAATAGCTACAAACATCCACAATGTCCCTGAAATCTTCAgatgaaatggaaaatCACATTGTGGGACATTTTCGAATAGGTCCCGAAATCGGTAAAGGATCATTCGCAAATGTCTACAAAGGTTATGATTTGAGAACACGCAAAGCAGTCGCAATCAAGTCTGTATTTCGAAGTCGCTTAAAAAACCAGAAACTCATCGATAACTTGGAGGTTGAAATTTCGATTCTTAAGAACCTTAAGAATCCTCATATAGTTGCATTGCTTGATTGTACTCGAACGGACGAGCACTTTCATTTGTTCATGGAATATTGCTCTCTAGGTGACTTATCATATtttatcaagaaaagagaCCAGCTTGCAACTCATCATCCATTAATTAAAtcaattcttgaaaagtatccttctcctcctcagAGTAGAGGAATGAACGAAGTACTCGTCATTAACTTTATACAGCAGCTGGCTTCTGCCTTAAAGTTCCTACGTTCGCAGAATTTGGTTCATAGAGATATCAAACCTCAGAATTTGCTGCTATGCCCACCAGTACATTCTAAGaaagaatttgaagaaaagcactATGCAGGTCTCTGGGAGTTACCAGTTCTTAAGATTGCTGACTTTGGCTTTGCAAGGTTTCTTCCGGCGACCTCCATGGCAGAAACTCTTTGTGGTTCTCCATTATACATGGCACCGGAAATTCTCAGATATGAAAAGTACAATGCAAAAGCTGACTTGTGGTCTGTTGGTGCTGTTATATATGAAATGGCCGTCGGAAGGCCTCCCTTTCGGGCTGCAAATCACGTCgaattgttgaaaaaaatagaaaggGCGAAGGACAAAATATCGTTTCCATCTTCTGCAAAACTTTCCGAAGGGCTGGTTAAATTAATTTGCAGTCTTCTAAAGGCAGATCCTACAGAAAGAATGGGCTTTACCGAGTTTTTTGAATATCCATTGGTTGTGGGCGAGATAAAGAGTGATGATCAACCCTTGGAATGCTCTCTGGATGATGATCAACTTTTCATTAGTGAATATCTACCAAAGAAAGGTTCAAGTTTGGGCACGACTTCACCATTAACAACTTTGCCCGAAGAAGAGTTGGAAAACTCTGATCAGAATGATGACGTTTCGACAAATCACATTAAGAGTACGGTgcaagatgaaaatgaaacaaaaattgataagAAAGCCCACACTGAGGCAATTGATACAAATTCTTCGAAACCCACGTCGGATAGCAAGAGCATAGAATTTGGAATACAGCCGAAGGATGagataataaaaagtataataACCAGGAATAGTCCTCCTCCTGGGAAAAAGGATGCCTCCTTGCTACAAAAGTTACACCAGAGAACAGTAAATACATACAAAATTGAGCAGCCAAGGGCTATTTCTCCATTTGAAAAGGATTATGTTGTCGTTGAGAAGCGAACGGTTGAGGTAAATGCACTAGCAGAtgaattaaataaaagaggATCGGGTGCGGTTGCCATTTCTCCCAGAAATGATAGCTTTCTTCCTGCAGACAGGAGATATTCGTCTGGAAGTTCCTCATCGAGTGCTTCCTCACATAGGAAGCCCAGCTTCAGTGAACGGAAAACACCTCTCATCATGAATTCCACAAATGCACTCTCCAGAGCCTTGGGCTACACTTCGAGTCGACTGTTCGGCATCGCGCATCATGGATCACCAGGTCAACGGAAGTACTCACAGGATTTCTGGAAGTATCAACAGttacagcagcagcaaaaaGCTGCTTCCGGTGCAAAGATTcttgaaagtaaaatatTGAATCCACTATTGACTAGTGCTCTTTCGGGAAACGATGGCAACTCTAAGCAGATAGTTAAGCCAATATCTCCGGATGATTCGCAAACTATATCTGAGGATAAGAAGGTTGTTTCACAATTGGAGACACTTGCTACTATGGCTCATGCGGTGAGTTTATTTGCCGAAGTGAAATTTAGTCAGTTGATTCCCATGCCACCATCTTTCAGAACGATTAGTTCAAATGTATCCCCAGGAAGTGATGGTTCTAGTGGAACAAATGACTCGTTACCATCCATGATGATAAGAAATATCAGTGAAGAGGGCCTGTCATTATATGTGAAGACGTTATCATTATTGGCTCAGGCGATGTATGTTGCATCAGAGTGGTGGCACACAAATTCTATGGATTCTGCCGCATCTCCAAGGATGAATGAATTAGTTCAATGGATTCGATCTAAGTTCAATGAATGCTTGGAGAAAGCAGAATATTTGCGTGAGAAACTAGTCAATAGCACAGATTCTAAAGATATAAGTAATGGCAGAGGACAATGGGTAGTGGCAGAAAAGCTTATTTTTGATAGGGCACTCGAGATGTCGAAGAATGCGGCtttaaatgaaatgaaaaataggGATTTATATGGCTGTGAGCTAACTTATTCAACTGCAATATGGATGCTGGAGGCATtattaaataatgaagaaaatgtgtCGGCAAGCAAGACTTTTGATAAGTTGGATGACTCGGATAGGAAAACAGTACAGGGGTTTATTAATGTCATTGGCAAAAggcttcttttgcttcgCAAAAAGATTGAGGTTCAACAAATTAAACATTGAATTCGTGCAATGGATATCGCTTTTATGAGTTTGGTTATTTATATAGCTATTTTTAtacaaaaaaggaaaaataaagaaatggGTTTCTGGTTTGGGTTTACATACTGAGttactaaaaaaaagggattGTAATTACTCTCTCCTGGAACATGCAATATAATTCTGGGGTTATAAACTAAACTAATTTTATACTAACGTTACATCGGAATGCAGCAGATTACTAAACTAAACTTCGGACTTGCTCTTAGAAAAGGATCACTCACACTGTTTTTTGCCGTTTCCATCGTCAATTTTACCCAGATTAGACCTTTGTGTTTTCTTCCAAATCGGCCTTCTCTGCTAAAAGGAAACGTGGAACACACGAGTAAGCTAAATTTGTGAAACTTCGGGCAGGTTCACATTTGCAATGGAGTGCATTAAATATGTCTGGATCAGATGGACAATCGAAATTAGGTTTATGGTAGTAACCAGTGTTGGCAAAATagtgaatttttttgaatggAAGAAGGTATGAGACAGCTAGTGAGTGAATAGGTGCATCGCCCCATCTCTCGTAGAAAAAGTTCCCCGTGGCATCAAGATATTGAAAGTAATCCTCATATTCCTTGGATCGAAAGAAATTCAAATCTGCAATCTCAAAATTGGACCAATAGTGACAAAGATTATAATTTCTAGGCTCAAATGTATGCGTTTCCGAATCATGTGTAATGAACTTTATGCTGTTCCGCTTTCCAACATACTCTGGATGTTCACTTTCAAAAAACTCCAACGTGTTACTCCACAACTGTCGGATTGTTTTTCTGTCCTCTAGCATTGCCATAGTAAAACCATAAGCACGTTTCTCCTCGTGCATAATCTTGAATGGATCTTCCGCTATGTCACAATAGAATCTAATGAAAGGTTCCACTCTCCAATAATACTGATACGTATTCATAACGGGCATTTTATAGAAAAATCCCGAGTTGAAACGACACATTTGGCGATAAGTCACCTTTCTTGCGTAAAGGACTTGCTCTCTTGCCATGAAGTCCatatctttcttcatttcgTCCTTATCTATACTGTCTGGTATATCCCAGAACTCTTCTGGTATCTCGGAAAAGATTGCTCTGCCACTGACAGCTGCACTCACATTACCTTTAAAATATTCGGTAAATGGCTTGTCGTTCATGAACACCCAGTCATAGTGGAAACGATTATTGaatctttcttcaacataTTTAATCGATGAGAGCATACCATCCAACTCACTATTTCGCACCAATGAAAATAACGTGGCATTCTCTCTTTTGACCTTATTCTGTGTCACGTCGTTGTAATATTCCGGAGCTTTAAATTCTATACCTTTGGAATAGAAGcccaaatttgaaaaaagcatgatgCTACTGGCTTTTTCCGTTTTAGCAATGGTTAAAATTCCTACACCAAGAGCAATTAAGGCAAGCATACACAACGATATGGCTGACACGGCTCGCCTCGAATGCAAATGCATTAAACGACATCCTCTGGGATATTTCATGCTGGCATTGGTtttgttaatttttttgtctatattgttgttgatcACATAAGTTTTCTACAGTAGAGAAGGCTTTATAAATCGTCAATAGTAGAATGTTTCGAattttaaacttttttgttgttgtttctgtTACACCAGCCTCGATGTTTAATGCACCAAAGTCATAGGCCGGAGGGAACGGTTTGGCTAAAATTGTTTTAGTTCTATTGTTTATGGTGGAGATTCTAGTAGACCACTAAACGGTATGTACcggaaaagaagaacattgaaaaaaaaaaatttgaaagcCGAAATCTTCAACCGTGATTCGAGCTGCGTTCAGCGCACCTACGTAatcaaaaatgcaaaaagcgGTTTCAACTATTGTTCTCATAGTTGGAGAATATGATTTTCAATCAGCGAAACAAAATGAGCTTTGAAAGAGCTtcaaaaaacttttgggCTGCCGCAGGTGCAGAGGTTTGAAatgatttttcttcatgtAGTATCGcagaggaaaaaagcataaaacCGAAAATTCGGTGAagtttgcattttcttgCTGTGCACCAAAAATGGTGCTGTTTTAGGAAATTTGTCAATACTTTTCATAATCATATCCTTAATAGGTTAAATGTCCCAAACACCAGGGAAGGTTTTTACGtcagtaaaaaaataaataaatgaacGAGAGTTTAATGATGTCTGAAGCAGTGCCCATAACCTGAAGTTCGTTCGATTAATTTGATTGCTCTGTTGATTATCATATAGTATATTCAAACCGCAAGCAGGCTAATATTCTAATCTATCTTTGGTCCCTTTTTCCTAGACATTTAACGGTAGCATCACAATATAAACATTGAAGATTATAAGACAGCAGTTTAACATCAGATCAAAATGTACATATGTACATTCATATTGCTGTGTACAATGCTCAATCTGGTACGAGCCTCcacattgaaaaatgcgGTATATAACTTCTGGAACAGTACAGTGTACATTCATCTTGCTGAGTCAGAAACATCGGACGATGTAATAGTTGAACTTCCATTTAATTCCAAATATCAGAGCGGTGCAGAAGTGACAGATTATTTTAGTCCGCCAACATCCTCATGTGATCTTGTTTCTGCAAATAGCAGTTTACTTTCCATTTGTCCAGGATCCACGTCAGAAGATGGGATCAATAAGATTATTGTCCTCTATAGATACAATTCCACCGAAAAAATGTGGCACACAATTACAACCGACAAAACAGTACCACTCTTTACAGGGTCTTCCTACATGAGCACTTTTGATGACCCATATTctctttatatttttggtgGTTACGATAATTACACGCAAGAAGTGTCAAATCGAACTCTTAAAATTGATCTAACACACCTTACCGTATCTAATTTTAGTACAACGATTCAaccatcttcattttaCGGGGCATCCTCTGTTCAAATAAACTACAATACAGAGCTTATTATAGGCGGAAAGGTCCAAGATGGATGGATTAGTCTTACACAGATGGCAATGTGGCAATACGAGGCTTGGGCATTTAAATCTGTGAGCAAAGCACAAACAAAATCTATTAATCCAAGATTGTATCCACTTACGTTGCCACTTTTTGGTAGGAATAGCTTTGCTGATGTATTTGAAACTAACAATTTTACTGGATTCGATGTCAATTCTATATTGGTAGTTGGCGGTCAACTTCTAAATGGATATAGTAATCCAGAGTTTGCCATGTTGAATACTTCCGGAAGTACATGGTCATGGGAATCATTGGACGATTCAATTAGTATCGCCAACAGCAAAATGAATTCTGACTACGATGACAATTTATCACTGGACAACATCATGGGGGCAGCCGTAATTTATGACACGTTAATTGTGATTTCAAATAGTTCAGGCACTGAAGTAAAAACGTCAAATTCCAAACACAAACGATCTGATTCATACTTTTTGAAGCTTTATAATACAACCACTTTTGAAGTCATGAATGAGGTAGACTTCACTGATCTCAATCAGTCAACAACGCACACAATTGAGAAAGTGTCAAATAAGAATACGATTATCGCACTTTCCACCGTGATCCCAATATTAAGTATTATAATTGCTATTGTTGGCGgaattcttcttcacaaaaaatacaagaaaagaaaggaagaggaggaaaacgAGCGGGAAATTCGAGAGATAATGGAGTTCTACAAAGCTCCCGGACAAGACAGTTCGtactcttcttttggatcTGGATCTACAACTGATGTGAGTGAGAAGCCTGTAAGCTCTCATTTCAGTAGTTGTGATGGAAGAGAAATTCAGGTGAATAATTTTGATGACGGTGATAACCTTTCAATCAGCTCTTGGAAgcgaaaaagagaaatgtaCGAACgacagaagaaaaatagatTACTGCCGTTGTCTGATCGGAAATCAGGAATTAAAGCAAGCTCTACGGATGATGAGTTCCTAAAAAGTGAGGAAGGATCATTGGTGAGAAGATTATCCTCGCTGTCTACACGTCTTGGAAGATCATTAAGGAGAACGTTTTCTTACCAATCCTCGATAGGATCTTATGCAACAAACCAAAATGGAGACAGCAGTCAGACAGGAAGTAACAATATGATCCAAGAAAGCAACACTGTCAGGCGTCCAACATCAACATACTCTGGAAGATACGGACTTAGAAAAAGTAACTCTGCATTATATCAGATTCCTGAGGATTCGTCAATTTCGGGACATCAAAAATTCTTTGTGGAACCCAGGGAttcactttatttccatCCTTCGGAGGTATCGAGTGAAGGAAAGCTTTCACCCCAACGATCATTGCTATCCAATTCGAATAAAAGTTCATCTTCTCCAAGCAGTTCTCCTTCTGTGCGTACAGAGTCCACACCAAATGAGAGTGCTTTATCGTCATTAAAGATGAATGCAGCTACGATTATTCCACCACCAAATCGCTCGTACGTTCCTCCATTTGGGGAGGATGAAGAGCCAGATGAAAATCTTGACGTACAAATATTGGTCAGTTCTAAACGGAGATCCAAATTGCACATCACTAATCCAGACCTCGAGCGGGAGAGATCAATGAGATCTGCTGTCAACAGTGTCGGAAATTCACCAGTTGACACAGAAGTTAAGATGGCCAGTGATAGATCTGTCTCCGATTCAAGTAATACCAGACGAAGGTGTGTCAGCCAAGagagtaaaaaagaagagcatAATTAACTCCGAGCTTTGTTACGTCTGAAGAGTTGGAAACCTTGGGCTATGTACTTTTATTACAAGATATTATTAATGAATggaaattttattttaggTATTATCAAATTTATGCGTCCATCATATTAATGGACAAGGTTGAAGGTAGATTCTCTAGACTTCTGGATCAAATAAGAATCAGCAAGTGCTAACGCAGTCATTGCTTCAACGATTGGAACAGCTCTTGGAACAACGTTTGGATCATGTCTACCTTTGGCCTCGAGTGTGCCATCCTTGCCATCGTAAGTAGCAGTACTCTGTGGCTTCGAAATAGTAGCGGGTGATTTGAAAGCAACGGAGAAGTAAATATTCTCACCGTTACTAATTCCGCCCTGAATACCACCTGAGTTGTTGGTGGTTGTTCCCAGATGGCCATTCTTCATAATGAAGGGATCATTGTGCTTGGAGCCTGGAATGGCAGTACCAGCGAAACCAGAACCAATTTCAAAGCCTTTGGTTGCAGGAATAGAAAGCATTGCGTGGGCAAGCATAGCCTCCAGTTTGTCGAAAGCAGGTTCACCAAGACCAATTGGAACATTCCTAACAACACACGTGACAATACCACCAATGGAGTCATTTTGTGCCTTGTAATCCTCAACTATTTTCGTCATCTTCTCAGCCTTGTCAGGAATTGGGCATCTGATAGGGCCTGCGGCATCCACTGTTTCTCTAGTGATGTTCTGGAGCAATTCCATAAACTCTGGATTCTGCGAAGATCTGTCAAGTTGACATTCTCCCACACCGGAGACAAAGGCCACTATTTCGACATTGTTGGCCTGCTTCAAAAACTTCTCTGCGATTGCACCTGCAGCAACCCTGCCAATAGTTTCTCTTGCCGATGCTCTTCCACCGCCAGATGAAGCCTTTATGCCATATTTCTCTATGTATGTGTAATCGGCATGGGAAGGTCTAGGGTACTTTGCCATTTCACTGTAATCCTTTGGTCTCTGGTTTTCATTAAGAACAAGCATTCCAATAGGAGTTCCCAATGTCTTTCCAAATTCCGTACCGGACTGGATGTAAACCcgatctttttcatttcttggAGTAGAAAGTTTCGACTGTC
This region of Brettanomyces bruxellensis chromosome 4, complete sequence genomic DNA includes:
- the ARO2 gene encoding bifunctional chorismate synthase/riboflavin reductase [NAD(P)H] aro2 (BUSCO:EOG09262DUV), encoding MSTFGTLFKVTTYGESHCKSVGCIVDGVPPNMSLTEEDIQPQLSRRRPGQSKLSTPRNEKDRVYIQSGTEFGKTLGTPIGMLVLNENQRPKDYSEMAKYPRPSHADYTYIEKYGIKASSGGGRASARETIGRVAAGAIAEKFLKQANNVEIVAFVSGVGECQLDRSSQNPEFMELLQNITRETVDAAGPIRCPIPDKAEKMTKIVEDYKAQNDSIGGIVTCVVRNVPIGLGEPAFDKLEAMLAHAMLSIPATKGFEIGSGFAGTAIPGSKHNDPFIMKNGHLGTTTNNSGGIQGGISNGENIYFSVAFKSPATISKPQSTATYDGKDGTLEAKGRHDPNVVPRAVPIVEAMTALALADSYLIQKSRESTFNLVH
- a CDS encoding uncharacterized protein (CAZy:GT15), whose product is MLALIALGVGILTIAKTEKASSIMLFSNLGFYSKGIEFKAPEYYNDVTQNKVKRENATLFSLVRNSELDGMLSSIKYVEERFNNRFHYDWVFMNDKPFTEYFKGNVSAAVSGRAIFSEIPEEFWDIPDSIDKDEMKKDMDFMAREQVLYARKVTYRQMCRFNSGFFYKMPVMNTYQYYWRVEPFIRFYCDIAEDPFKIMHEEKRAYGFTMAMLEDRKTIRQLWSNTLEFFESEHPEYVGKRNSIKFITHDSETHTFEPRNYNLCHYWSNFEIADLNFFRSKEYEDYFQYLDATGNFFYERWGDAPIHSLAVSYLLPFKKIHYFANTGYYHKPNFDCPSDPDIFNALHCKCEPARSFTNLAYSCVPRFLLAEKADLEENTKV